The DNA window CCGCGTTCGTCGATCCGCACGTGCATGTGACGGCGCTGGGACTGAAGCTGACCGGACTCGATCTGTCGACGGCACGATCGCTGGCACAGTGCCTGGAGCTCTTACGCGCGTTCGCGGCTGCGCATCCCGATGGCGCGATCCTCGGCGACGGCTGGGACCAGACCGGCTGGCCCGAGGGTCGTCCGCCGACGATCGAGGAGATCGACGCGGCGGTGCAGCCGGGTCGACAGGTGTACCTGTCGCGGGTGGACGCGCATTCGGCGGTGGTGTCCACGGCATTGCTCGACGCGGTACCGACGGTCACCTCGGCGGCGGGATTCACCCGCGGTGAACCGCTGCGCGCCGCAGCACATCACCTGGTGCGCGGTGCAGTCCTCGCGGGATTGGATCGCGCGCAACGGGATCGGGCGCGCAAGGCGGCGCTGGATTCGGCTGCCGCCCACGGCGTCGTCGCCGTGCACGAATGCGGGGGACCGGAGATCGCCGGGCGCACCGATATTCGCGAACTGCTCGAGTTCGAGCACGGCGTCGAGGTCCGGGCCTATTGGGGTGCGGCGGTGCGCAGCGCGGGCGAGGCGCGCGAACTGGTCGCCGAACTCGGCGTGCACGGGCTCGGCGGCGATCTGTTCGTCGACGGATCGATCGGCTCACACAGCGCTCGGTTGCGTGCGCCGTACGCCGACGCCGCCGGAACCGGCTTGGGCTACCTCGACGCCGACAGCATCGCCGCACATGTGCGCGCCTGCACCGAGGCAGGCATCCAAGCCGGATTCCACGTCATCGGCGATGCCGCGATGGACGCGGTCGTCACCGGAATCGGGCAGGTCGTCGACGCGCTCGGCGTGCCGGCCGTCGCCGCGCGTGGACACCGAGTCGAGCACGCGGAGATGATCGATGCGAATCAGATCGCCGAACTGGGTTCCTGGGGTGTAATCGCCAGCGTCCAACCGGGTTTCGACGCGACCTGGGGCGGACCCGACGGTATGTACGCCACCCGCCTCGGCCCCGAACGCGCCGCCACACTGAATCCCTTCGCCGCCATGGCCGCTGCGGGCATCGCCCTCGCCATCGGCTCGGACGCTCCCGTCACCGCGCTGGATCCCTGGTCCGCGATCCGCGCCGCCGTCAATCACCGCACCTCCGGCCACGGCCTGTCACCCCGAGCAGCCTTCGCCGCCGCCACCCGTGGCGCCTGGCGCGCCGGCGGCATCCGCGACGGCATCGCGGGCACCCTCGTCCCCGGCGCCCCCGCCTCCTACGCGATCT is part of the Nocardia sp. NBC_00565 genome and encodes:
- a CDS encoding amidohydrolase is translated as MSTQLLIGGRFYSSSAPDATAMAVTDGTVVWLGAEQPGRALHPDAEITDLDGAFVAPAFVDPHVHVTALGLKLTGLDLSTARSLAQCLELLRAFAAAHPDGAILGDGWDQTGWPEGRPPTIEEIDAAVQPGRQVYLSRVDAHSAVVSTALLDAVPTVTSAAGFTRGEPLRAAAHHLVRGAVLAGLDRAQRDRARKAALDSAAAHGVVAVHECGGPEIAGRTDIRELLEFEHGVEVRAYWGAAVRSAGEARELVAELGVHGLGGDLFVDGSIGSHSARLRAPYADAAGTGLGYLDADSIAAHVRACTEAGIQAGFHVIGDAAMDAVVTGIGQVVDALGVPAVAARGHRVEHAEMIDANQIAELGSWGVIASVQPGFDATWGGPDGMYATRLGPERAATLNPFAAMAAAGIALAIGSDAPVTALDPWSAIRAAVNHRTSGHGLSPRAAFAAATRGAWRAGGIRDGIAGTLVPGAPASYAIWDAADLVVAAAADTVQRWSTDPRSRVPGLPPLDPAADLPTCLRTVHRGVTIHEA